From one Polyangia bacterium genomic stretch:
- a CDS encoding FkbM family methyltransferase: MAFTNINFSRLAPQAVMTVRRLLRRAGYDVVRYHHTVHPVARMLRLFDQYHVRQLFDVGANVGQFGSFIRKSGYQGKLVSFEPLSAAFSHLKERAVGDRDWTVVQMGLGDFSGQATINIAGNSESSSFLKMLPRHAVAAPNSTYVGTETVQIRTLDDVLEQYADPNQPLFVKLDTQGFEKKIVEGARRSLGRICGFKLEVSVDPLYEGEPILPEMVEFMADHGYQLMGVEPGWSHEATGQMLQLEGVFFRPMLTLPVSAAGKWLLPSPDKP, encoded by the coding sequence ATGGCATTTACCAACATCAACTTCAGCCGTTTGGCGCCCCAGGCGGTGATGACGGTACGTCGGTTGCTCCGGCGCGCCGGCTACGATGTCGTGCGGTACCACCACACCGTTCATCCGGTCGCGCGCATGCTGCGGCTGTTCGACCAGTACCACGTGCGGCAGCTCTTCGATGTTGGGGCGAACGTCGGGCAATTCGGCAGTTTCATCCGCAAGAGTGGCTATCAAGGCAAACTGGTGTCTTTCGAGCCGCTGTCGGCGGCGTTCAGCCATTTGAAAGAGCGGGCGGTCGGCGACCGTGACTGGACCGTGGTGCAAATGGGCCTGGGCGATTTCAGCGGCCAGGCCACCATCAACATCGCCGGCAATTCAGAGAGCAGCTCGTTCCTGAAGATGCTGCCCCGGCACGCCGTCGCCGCGCCGAACTCGACCTACGTGGGAACAGAGACGGTGCAGATCCGGACCTTGGACGACGTACTGGAGCAATACGCCGATCCCAATCAGCCGCTGTTCGTCAAACTGGACACGCAGGGGTTCGAGAAAAAGATCGTCGAGGGCGCGCGCCGCTCGCTGGGCCGCATCTGCGGTTTCAAGCTGGAAGTCTCCGTCGATCCGCTGTACGAAGGCGAACCCATCCTGCCGGAGATGGTCGAGTTCATGGCCGACCACGGCTACCAGTTGATGGGCGTCGAACCCGGCTGGAGCCACGAAGCGACCGGCCAGATGCTGCAGCTGGAAGGCGTCTTCTTTCGCCCGATGCTCACCTTGCCGGTCAGCGCGGCCGGCAAATGGCTGCTGCCGTCGCCCGATAAACCCTGA
- a CDS encoding class I SAM-dependent methyltransferase, giving the protein MADNTTSTTPVVPAAPTTVAGAPARSNSAPVDARKLAEAIVARAEGHFHDEQLGMARAMGPLPFSSAPDLQALVSACYPSTDRPSARPRSENQYALMPDTLDFLQALLDRTAPKLILEFGSGESTRLFADWASTNDARLVSVEHERSWVDEVARRLRPEQRQAVTMVHAPLRPVRLGLRQFLTYRFLDQLAAQVAQADLLLLDGPHISGREAVLYFVLANTRPGKLIVVDDFRHYSVREMLIGIPPALAGCFAAVPLPENSHGLYVLQCLRQPAATKVPNLGVRPILRSYWRSLRDFRVYGTGD; this is encoded by the coding sequence GTGGCAGACAACACGACATCGACGACGCCCGTGGTGCCAGCCGCACCGACCACGGTCGCTGGCGCTCCGGCCCGATCGAACAGCGCCCCGGTCGATGCGCGCAAGCTGGCCGAGGCCATCGTCGCCCGCGCCGAGGGCCACTTTCACGACGAGCAACTCGGTATGGCGCGGGCCATGGGGCCGCTGCCGTTTTCTTCGGCGCCGGATCTGCAGGCGCTGGTTTCCGCCTGCTATCCGTCGACCGATCGCCCCAGCGCTCGCCCCCGCTCGGAAAATCAGTACGCGCTGATGCCGGATACCCTGGATTTCTTGCAGGCGCTGCTGGATCGCACCGCCCCCAAGCTGATCCTTGAATTCGGCAGCGGCGAATCGACCCGCCTGTTCGCCGACTGGGCATCGACCAACGACGCCCGCCTGGTCTCCGTCGAACACGAACGAAGCTGGGTGGACGAGGTGGCGCGCCGGCTAAGACCGGAGCAGCGCCAGGCGGTGACCATGGTGCATGCCCCGTTGCGTCCGGTCCGGTTGGGGCTGCGCCAGTTCCTGACCTATCGATTCTTGGACCAGCTGGCGGCGCAGGTTGCGCAAGCCGATCTGTTACTGCTGGACGGGCCGCACATCAGCGGGCGGGAAGCGGTGCTTTACTTCGTGCTGGCCAACACCCGCCCGGGAAAGTTGATCGTCGTCGACGATTTTCGGCATTACTCGGTACGCGAGATGCTGATCGGGATCCCGCCCGCGCTGGCCGGTTGCTTCGCCGCCGTGCCGCTGCCAGAGAACTCGCACGGTCTTTACGTGCTGCAGTGTCTGCGACAGCCGGCGGCCACCAAGGTGCCGAATCTGGGCGTGCGGCCGATCCTGCGCTCGTACTGGCGCAGCCTGCGCGACTTTCGCGTCTACGGCACCGGCGACTGA
- a CDS encoding HAMP domain-containing protein: MANTSKHSNGNTAKPGRLEPPPPPPDRPGKPGEPVTPATFSRELLVALLRFKDGDFTSRLPADLGGIEGKIADAFNDILAVSARRTAENTRVCRVVGKEGKLKERMRVPGAVGGWADEITALNTLIDDLVWPTTEVTRAVGAVAKGDLSQAMALDVDGRPLEGEFLRSAQLVNKMIDQLSVFASEVTRVAREVGTEGKLGGQAQVKGVSGVWKDLTESVNQMAGNLTAQVRNIADVTIAVASGDLSKKITVDVRGEILQLKEAINTMVDQLRAFASEVTRVAREVGTEGKLGGQAVVPGVAGTWKDLTDNVNAMASNLTGQVRNIAEVTTAVARGDLSRKITVDVKGEILELKNTINTMVDQLNGFASEVSRVAREVGTEGKLGGQAEVPGVAGTWKDLTDNVNAMASNLTGQVRNIADVATAIANGDLSRKITVDVKGEILELKNTINTMVDQLNAFASEVTRVAREVGSDGKLGGQAEVEGVAGVWKNLTDNVNSMASNLTGQVRNIAEVATAVARGDLSRTITVDVRGEILQLKNTINTMVDQLNGFASEVSRVAREVGTQGKLGGQAQVLGVAGVWKDLTDNVNSMASNLTGQVRNIAEVTTAVANGDLSKKITVDVKGEILELKNTINTMVDQLNGFASEVSRVAREVGTEGKLGGQAQVPGVAGTWKDLTDNVNSMASNLTNQVRNIADVTIAVAKGDLSKKITVDVRGEILQLKDTINTMVDQLNAFASEVSRVAREVGTEGKLGGQAQVPGVAGTWKDLTDNVNSMASNLTGQVRNIADVATAIARGDLSRKITVDVKGEILELKNTLNTMVDQLNAFASEVSRVAREVGTEGKLGGQAQVPGVGGTWKDLTDNVNSMASNLTGQVRNIADVTIAVANGDLSRKITVDVRGEILQLKEAINTMVEQLRSFASEVTRVAREVGTEGRLGVQAVVPGVAGTWKDLTDSVNAMGTNLTAQVRNIAEVTTAVARGDLSRKITVDVKGEILELKNTINTMVDQLRAFASEVTRVAREVGTEGKLGGQADVPGVAGTWKDLTDSVNVMAANLTNQVRGIVKVVTAVANGNLRQKLTVEAKGEVAALAETINNMTDTLATFAEQVTNVAREVGVEGRLGGQANVPGAAGTWKDLTGNVNLLAANLTTQVRAIAEVATAVTKGDLTRSIQVDARGEVAELKDNINTMIDNLRATTDRNQEQDWLKTNLAKFTSMLQGQRDLVTVGKTLLSELSPLVDAQHGVIYQMERGEPGEVSDAAEPRMLRLLAGYAQRPNQAERIPLGVGLVGQAAAEKEKILLNDVPPEYTQIESSLGSAPAKSVLVLPVLFEGETMAVIELAALRSFTGTHLGFLDQLTQSIGVVLNTIEATMRTENLLLQSQQLTAELQTRQIELQRTNEELASKAIQLAEQNAEVERKNKEVEQARRALEEKAAELALTSKYKSEFLANMSHELRTPLNSILILGQQLAANVGGNLTIKQIEFAKNIHSAGTDLLTLISDILDLSKIESGTVTVEPEEITFTSLRDSVHRTFHHIAETKGIAFNVEIDHTLPRSFMSDTKRLQQILKNLLSNAFKFTAQGYVSMSIGQVASGWTSDHPVLSAGGSAIAFTVADTGIGIAPEKQKLIFEAFQQADAGTSRKYGGTGLGLAISRELANLLGGEIRLASRPGEGSSFTLYLPLTYTGPARELVLPSSGSTFSRPAALPVLTVSKPEETISDDREEVGPGDSVLLIVEDDAHYARILLGIARNKGFKGIVAQRGQQALSLAREFHPTAVTLDVFLPDMLGWTVLNNLKLDSTTRHIPVQMLSVEEERQHGLAHGAFSYLVKPATTGDLESAMDRLKTYVAPHTKRLLVIEDNDRERASIVELLAHEDIEIQEVGTGQEALARLQEQVFDCCVVDLRLPDMTGFELLEKLQGEPLLREIPVVVFTGKELTAEEEARLRTVAKSVVLKDVQSPERLLDETSLFLHRVMTDLPEDKQEMIERLHGSTDALRGHKVLVVDDDARNIFALTTVLENQEMEVLSATNGRQAIELIQNTPDLSVVLMDIMMPEMDGYETMREIRKDPRFRTLPILALTAKAMKGDREKCLEAGASDYIAKPVNTEQLLSLLRVWLYR; encoded by the coding sequence ATGGCGAATACGTCCAAGCACTCGAACGGTAACACCGCAAAACCCGGCCGCCTGGAACCGCCTCCGCCGCCGCCCGACCGTCCCGGAAAACCCGGAGAGCCGGTTACCCCCGCGACTTTCTCTCGCGAGCTGCTGGTCGCGCTGCTGCGGTTCAAGGACGGCGACTTCACCTCGCGGCTGCCGGCTGATCTGGGCGGCATCGAAGGCAAGATCGCGGACGCTTTCAACGACATCCTGGCGGTCAGCGCGCGGCGCACGGCGGAAAACACCCGGGTGTGCCGCGTGGTCGGCAAAGAAGGAAAACTGAAAGAGCGCATGCGCGTGCCCGGCGCTGTCGGCGGCTGGGCCGACGAGATCACCGCGCTGAACACGCTGATCGACGATCTGGTGTGGCCGACCACCGAGGTCACCCGCGCCGTTGGCGCCGTGGCCAAAGGCGATCTGTCGCAGGCGATGGCCCTGGATGTCGACGGCCGGCCGCTGGAAGGCGAGTTCCTGCGCTCGGCGCAGCTGGTGAACAAGATGATCGATCAGCTGTCGGTCTTCGCGTCGGAGGTCACGCGCGTGGCCCGCGAGGTCGGCACCGAAGGCAAGCTGGGCGGCCAGGCCCAGGTCAAAGGCGTCTCCGGCGTGTGGAAGGACCTCACCGAGTCGGTGAACCAGATGGCCGGCAACCTGACCGCGCAGGTGCGCAACATCGCCGACGTCACCATCGCGGTGGCCAGCGGCGACTTGTCCAAGAAGATCACCGTCGACGTCCGCGGCGAGATCTTGCAGCTGAAGGAAGCGATCAACACCATGGTCGATCAGCTGCGCGCCTTCGCGTCGGAGGTCACGCGCGTGGCCCGCGAGGTGGGCACCGAAGGCAAGCTGGGCGGCCAGGCGGTCGTCCCCGGCGTCGCCGGCACCTGGAAGGACCTCACCGACAACGTCAACGCCATGGCGTCGAACCTCACCGGTCAGGTCCGTAACATCGCCGAAGTGACCACGGCCGTCGCGCGCGGGGACTTGTCGCGCAAGATCACCGTCGACGTCAAAGGCGAGATCCTCGAGCTCAAGAACACCATCAACACCATGGTCGATCAGCTGAACGGCTTCGCCTCCGAAGTCAGCCGCGTCGCCCGCGAGGTTGGCACCGAAGGCAAGCTGGGCGGCCAGGCCGAGGTCCCCGGCGTGGCCGGCACCTGGAAGGATCTCACCGACAACGTCAACGCCATGGCCTCGAACCTGACCGGACAAGTACGCAACATCGCCGACGTGGCCACGGCCATCGCCAACGGCGATCTGTCGCGCAAGATCACCGTCGACGTCAAAGGCGAGATCCTCGAGCTCAAGAACACCATCAACACCATGGTCGATCAGCTGAACGCCTTCGCCTCGGAGGTCACGCGCGTCGCCCGCGAGGTGGGCAGCGACGGCAAGCTGGGCGGGCAGGCCGAAGTCGAAGGCGTGGCCGGGGTCTGGAAGAACCTGACCGACAACGTGAACAGCATGGCGTCGAACCTCACCGGTCAGGTGCGCAACATCGCCGAAGTCGCCACCGCCGTCGCCCGCGGCGATCTGTCGCGCACGATCACCGTCGACGTGCGCGGCGAGATCTTGCAGCTCAAGAACACCATCAACACCATGGTCGATCAGCTGAACGGCTTCGCCTCCGAAGTCAGCCGCGTCGCCCGCGAGGTCGGCACGCAAGGCAAGCTGGGTGGCCAGGCCCAGGTGCTGGGCGTGGCCGGCGTGTGGAAGGATCTCACCGACAACGTCAACAGCATGGCGTCCAACCTCACCGGTCAGGTGCGCAACATCGCCGAGGTGACCACCGCCGTCGCCAACGGCGATCTCTCGAAGAAGATCACCGTCGACGTCAAAGGCGAGATCCTCGAGCTCAAGAACACCATCAACACCATGGTCGATCAGTTGAACGGCTTCGCCTCGGAGGTCAGCCGCGTGGCCCGCGAGGTCGGCACCGAAGGCAAGCTGGGCGGCCAGGCGCAAGTCCCCGGCGTCGCCGGCACCTGGAAGGATCTCACCGACAACGTCAACAGCATGGCCTCCAACCTCACCAACCAGGTGCGCAACATCGCCGACGTCACCATCGCCGTGGCCAAGGGCGATCTGTCCAAGAAGATCACCGTCGACGTGCGCGGCGAAATTCTGCAGCTGAAAGACACCATCAACACGATGGTCGATCAGCTGAACGCCTTCGCCTCGGAGGTCAGCCGCGTGGCCCGCGAGGTCGGCACCGAAGGCAAGCTGGGTGGCCAGGCCCAGGTGCCCGGCGTCGCCGGCACCTGGAAGGATCTCACCGACAACGTCAACAGCATGGCATCCAACCTCACCGGTCAGGTGCGCAACATCGCCGACGTGGCCACGGCCATCGCCCGTGGCGATCTGTCGCGCAAGATCACCGTCGACGTCAAAGGCGAGATCCTCGAGCTCAAGAACACCCTGAACACGATGGTCGATCAGCTGAACGCCTTCGCCTCCGAGGTCAGCCGCGTCGCCCGCGAGGTGGGCACTGAAGGCAAGCTGGGCGGTCAGGCGCAGGTGCCGGGCGTCGGCGGTACGTGGAAGGATCTCACCGACAACGTCAACAGCATGGCATCCAACCTCACCGGTCAGGTGCGCAACATCGCCGACGTGACCATCGCCGTCGCCAACGGCGATCTGTCGCGCAAGATCACCGTCGACGTCCGCGGCGAGATCCTGCAGCTCAAGGAGGCCATCAACACCATGGTCGAGCAGCTGCGCTCGTTCGCGTCGGAGGTCACGCGCGTCGCCCGCGAGGTGGGCACCGAAGGCCGGCTGGGTGTGCAAGCGGTCGTCCCCGGCGTGGCCGGCACCTGGAAGGATCTCACTGACTCGGTGAACGCCATGGGCACCAACCTGACCGCGCAGGTGCGCAACATCGCCGAGGTGACCACGGCGGTCGCCCGCGGCGACTTGTCGCGCAAGATCACCGTCGACGTCAAAGGCGAGATCCTCGAGCTCAAGAACACCATCAACACGATGGTCGATCAGCTGCGCGCCTTCGCGTCGGAGGTCACGCGCGTCGCCCGCGAGGTGGGCACCGAAGGCAAGCTGGGCGGCCAGGCCGACGTGCCCGGCGTGGCCGGCACCTGGAAGGATCTCACCGACTCGGTGAACGTCATGGCGGCCAACCTGACCAATCAGGTGCGCGGCATCGTCAAGGTCGTCACCGCCGTGGCCAACGGCAACCTGCGCCAGAAGCTGACCGTCGAGGCGAAGGGCGAGGTGGCGGCGCTGGCCGAGACCATCAACAACATGACCGACACGCTGGCCACCTTCGCCGAGCAGGTGACCAACGTGGCCCGCGAGGTCGGCGTGGAAGGCCGCCTGGGCGGTCAGGCGAACGTGCCCGGCGCGGCCGGCACCTGGAAGGATCTGACCGGCAACGTGAACCTGCTGGCGGCGAACCTGACCACGCAGGTGCGCGCCATCGCCGAGGTGGCGACCGCGGTGACCAAGGGCGATTTGACCCGTTCCATCCAGGTCGACGCCCGCGGCGAGGTGGCCGAGCTCAAGGACAATATCAACACGATGATCGACAACCTGCGCGCGACCACCGATCGCAACCAGGAACAGGACTGGCTGAAGACCAACCTGGCCAAGTTCACCAGCATGTTGCAGGGCCAGCGCGATCTGGTCACCGTCGGCAAGACGCTGCTGTCCGAGCTGTCGCCGCTGGTCGACGCCCAGCACGGCGTCATCTATCAAATGGAGCGCGGCGAACCAGGCGAGGTGAGCGACGCCGCCGAACCAAGAATGCTGCGCTTGCTGGCCGGATACGCCCAGCGGCCTAACCAGGCCGAGCGCATTCCGCTGGGCGTGGGCCTGGTCGGGCAGGCCGCGGCCGAGAAGGAAAAGATCCTGCTCAACGACGTCCCGCCGGAGTACACGCAGATCGAATCCAGCCTGGGCTCGGCGCCGGCCAAGAGCGTGCTGGTGCTGCCGGTGCTGTTCGAAGGCGAGACCATGGCGGTCATCGAGCTGGCGGCGCTGCGCTCGTTCACCGGCACGCACCTCGGCTTTCTGGATCAGCTGACGCAGTCGATCGGCGTCGTGCTGAACACCATCGAAGCGACCATGCGCACGGAGAACTTGCTGCTGCAGTCGCAGCAGCTGACCGCCGAGCTGCAGACGCGGCAGATCGAGCTGCAGCGAACCAACGAAGAGCTGGCCTCGAAGGCCATACAGCTGGCCGAGCAAAACGCCGAGGTCGAGCGAAAGAACAAGGAGGTCGAGCAAGCGCGGCGCGCGTTGGAGGAGAAAGCCGCCGAGCTGGCCTTGACCAGCAAGTACAAATCCGAATTTCTGGCCAACATGTCGCACGAGCTGCGCACGCCGCTGAACTCGATCTTGATCCTGGGGCAGCAGCTGGCGGCCAACGTCGGCGGCAACCTGACCATCAAGCAGATCGAGTTCGCCAAGAACATTCACTCGGCGGGCACCGACTTGCTGACCTTGATCAGCGACATTCTGGATCTGTCGAAGATCGAATCAGGCACCGTCACCGTCGAGCCCGAGGAGATCACCTTCACCTCGCTGCGCGACAGCGTGCACCGAACCTTCCACCACATCGCCGAGACCAAAGGCATCGCCTTCAACGTCGAGATCGATCACACCCTGCCGCGGTCGTTCATGAGCGACACCAAGCGCCTGCAGCAGATCTTGAAGAACCTGCTGTCGAACGCCTTCAAGTTCACCGCCCAGGGGTACGTCTCGATGTCGATCGGGCAGGTCGCTTCGGGCTGGACGTCCGATCACCCGGTGCTATCGGCGGGCGGATCGGCCATCGCCTTCACCGTCGCCGACACCGGCATCGGCATCGCGCCGGAAAAGCAGAAGCTGATCTTCGAAGCGTTCCAGCAGGCCGACGCCGGCACCAGCCGCAAGTACGGCGGCACCGGCCTCGGTCTGGCCATCAGCCGCGAGCTGGCCAATCTGCTGGGCGGCGAGATCCGTCTCGCCAGCCGACCGGGCGAGGGCAGCTCGTTCACGCTGTATTTGCCGCTGACGTACACCGGTCCGGCGCGCGAGCTGGTGTTGCCGTCTTCCGGGTCGACGTTCTCGCGGCCGGCCGCCTTGCCGGTGCTGACCGTCTCCAAGCCGGAAGAGACCATCTCCGACGATCGCGAGGAGGTGGGCCCAGGCGATTCCGTCCTGCTGATCGTCGAGGACGACGCCCACTATGCGCGCATCTTGCTGGGCATCGCGCGCAACAAAGGGTTCAAGGGCATCGTCGCCCAGCGCGGCCAGCAGGCGCTGTCGCTGGCGCGTGAGTTCCATCCGACCGCGGTCACGCTGGACGTCTTTCTGCCCGACATGCTGGGCTGGACGGTCCTGAACAACCTGAAGCTGGATTCGACCACCCGCCACATCCCGGTGCAGATGCTGTCGGTCGAAGAAGAACGGCAGCACGGGCTGGCGCACGGGGCGTTCTCCTACCTGGTCAAGCCGGCCACCACCGGCGATCTGGAAAGCGCGATGGATCGGCTGAAGACCTACGTGGCGCCGCACACCAAGCGCCTGCTGGTCATTGAAGACAATGACCGCGAGCGCGCCAGCATCGTCGAGCTGCTGGCTCACGAAGACATCGAGATCCAGGAGGTCGGCACCGGTCAGGAAGCGCTGGCCCGGCTGCAGGAACAGGTGTTCGACTGTTGCGTGGTCGATCTGCGGCTGCCCGACATGACCGGGTTCGAGCTGCTGGAAAAGCTGCAAGGAGAACCGCTGCTGCGTGAAATCCCGGTGGTGGTCTTCACCGGCAAAGAGCTGACCGCCGAAGAGGAAGCGCGCCTGCGCACGGTGGCCAAGAGCGTGGTGCTGAAAGACGTCCAGTCGCCCGAGCGGCTGCTGGACGAGACGTCGTTGTTCCTGCACCGGGTGATGACCGACCTGCCGGAAGACAAGCAGGAGATGATCGAACGTCTGCACGGCTCCACCGACGCCTTGCGCGGCCACAAGGTCTTGGTGGTTGACGACGACGCTCGTAACATCTTCGCCTTGACCACCGTGCTCGAGAATCAGGAGATGGAAGTCCTGAGCGCCACCAACGGCCGACAGGCCATCGAGCTCATCCAGAACACGCCCGATCTCAGCGTGGTGCTGATGGACATCATGATGCCCGAGATGGATGGCTACGAAACCATGCGGGAGATCCGCAAGGACCCGCGATTTCGGACCTTGCCAATTTTGGCGCTGACCGCCAAGGCGATGAAGGGCGATCGCGAAAAATGCCTGGAAGCAGGGGCGTCGGACTACATCGCCAAACCCGTGAACACCGAACAGCTGCTGTCGCTGCTGCGGGTCTGGCTGTATCGCTAA
- a CDS encoding response regulator, which translates to MRAPIDILLVDDEPRNLDALEAILTDPGYRLLRALDADVALRLLLENDVAAIVLDIKMPGVSGFDLAKMIKNTKRFRETPIVFLTAYLIDDQDVIAGYGAGAVDYLTKPINPQILRHKIAVLADLFRKTRDLAELNEKLEERVKERTADLQKSEAALRLAAAQKDEFLAVLAHELRNPLAPLRMGLDILLRQLTDEPRVQRTLASMNRQLDHMVRLIDDLLDISRISRGILELKKEPLDVAAAVQFAIENAQPFFQRRGQNLVTELATGFVADADPTRLVQIVANLLHNASKFTAEGGTITIQLGGASGSAVIRVTDNGIGLPTNQLERVFDMFARVERPGASNESGLGIGLALARRLAQLHGGMLTASSKGEGHGSTFTLSLPTVNVPADAKVTTNGAAAGPAHTLKVLVIEDNDDAAETLGSWLEDFGHEVSIARTGRRGIELVKEKQPDLVFCDLGLPEMDGLDVCRGVRALMLAAQPVMVALTGWGRPDDLRRTRDAGFDHHVVKPVAPDRLHAILRGMNSAGP; encoded by the coding sequence ATGCGCGCGCCCATCGACATCCTGCTGGTCGACGACGAGCCACGCAACCTGGACGCCCTGGAGGCGATCCTCACCGATCCCGGCTATCGGCTGCTGCGCGCCCTGGACGCCGACGTGGCGCTGCGCCTGCTGCTGGAGAACGACGTCGCCGCCATCGTGCTGGACATCAAGATGCCCGGGGTCAGCGGGTTCGACCTGGCCAAGATGATCAAAAACACCAAGCGGTTTCGCGAGACGCCGATCGTCTTTCTGACCGCCTACCTGATCGACGACCAGGACGTCATCGCCGGCTACGGCGCCGGCGCGGTGGATTATCTGACCAAGCCGATCAACCCGCAGATCCTGCGCCACAAGATCGCGGTCCTGGCCGATCTGTTTCGCAAGACCCGCGACCTGGCCGAGCTGAACGAAAAGCTGGAAGAGCGGGTCAAGGAGCGCACCGCCGACCTGCAAAAATCCGAAGCGGCGCTGCGCCTGGCGGCCGCCCAGAAGGATGAATTTCTGGCCGTGCTGGCCCACGAGCTGCGCAACCCGCTGGCGCCGCTGCGCATGGGCCTGGATATCCTGCTGCGCCAGTTGACCGACGAGCCGCGGGTGCAGCGGACGCTGGCCTCGATGAATCGGCAACTGGACCACATGGTCCGCTTGATCGACGATCTGCTGGACATCTCGCGCATCAGCCGGGGCATCCTTGAATTGAAGAAAGAACCGCTGGACGTGGCCGCCGCGGTTCAATTCGCCATCGAGAACGCCCAGCCGTTCTTTCAGCGCCGCGGCCAGAATCTGGTGACCGAGCTGGCGACCGGATTCGTCGCCGACGCCGACCCGACGCGGCTGGTCCAGATCGTCGCCAACCTCTTGCACAACGCTTCCAAGTTCACGGCGGAGGGCGGAACGATCACCATCCAGCTCGGCGGCGCGAGCGGCAGTGCGGTCATTCGCGTGACCGACAACGGCATCGGCCTGCCCACCAATCAGCTTGAACGTGTCTTCGACATGTTCGCTCGGGTCGAACGCCCGGGCGCTTCGAACGAGTCGGGCCTGGGCATCGGGCTGGCGCTGGCCCGTCGGCTGGCGCAGCTTCACGGCGGGATGTTGACCGCGTCCAGCAAGGGCGAGGGCCACGGCAGCACCTTCACGCTGTCGCTTCCGACGGTGAACGTGCCGGCCGACGCCAAGGTCACCACCAACGGCGCTGCGGCCGGCCCCGCACACACCTTGAAGGTCCTGGTCATCGAAGACAACGACGACGCCGCCGAGACCCTGGGCTCGTGGCTGGAAGACTTTGGTCACGAGGTATCGATCGCCCGAACCGGCCGGCGCGGGATCGAGCTCGTGAAAGAGAAACAGCCCGACCTGGTCTTCTGCGATCTGGGCTTGCCGGAGATGGACGGCCTTGACGTGTGTCGCGGCGTGCGGGCGCTGATGTTGGCGGCGCAGCCGGTGATGGTGGCGCTGACCGGCTGGGGCCGGCCAGACGATCTGCGTCGGACCCGGGACGCCGGGTTCGATCACCACGTGGTCAAGCCCGTGGCGCCCGACCGCCTGCACGCCATCCTGCGCGGCATGAATTCCGCCGGCCCGTAG